From one Grus americana isolate bGruAme1 chromosome 32, bGruAme1.mat, whole genome shotgun sequence genomic stretch:
- the LOC129198324 gene encoding zinc finger protein RFP-like, protein MAAPSPTAELPSEASCPICLEYFRDPVSIHCGHNFCRECITRCWEWCTVNFSCPQCQETAPERNLRPSRELARVLEIAKRLSLQAARGETVEEEGCERHQEPLKVFCKDDEAIICVICRESRAHRAHTMLPVQEAVQEYKGQIQARLQALKEDRDKLLGIREVEMRRNWEYLEKTEAERQRVFSKFEGLRLFLEDHAHHLLAQLGDLERDVEKMQEENITSLTKEISHLDTLIQEMEEKCQQPASKFLQDIRGTLSRFELENFQQPPLLLPELEKKINHFREKSIALEETLRSFQDILMFEQPEKMKVTLDPSTAHPQLIVSADGRSVRWEEAQQDPSAEGFGIDPCVLGCEGITSGRCCWEVEVTPQGSWAVGVARESLKRREDAAVSPEMELWSMGLCEGQFWALTSLERIPLYQIQVPRRVRVSLDYEKGQVAFFDADKRALIFTFPAASFKGESVHPWFLVWSEGSQITLCP, encoded by the exons ATGGCTGCACCGAGCCCCACCGCAGAGCTCCCCAGTGAAGCCTCCTGCCCCATCTGCCTGGAGTATTTCAGAGACCCCGTCTCCATCCATTGTGGTCATAATTTCTGCCGGGAGTGCATCACCCGCTGCTGGGAGTGGTGCACGGTGAATTTCTCCTGCCCACAGTGCCAGGAGACTGCACCGGAGAGAAACTTGCGGCCCAGCCGGGAGCTGGCACGGGTGCTTGAAATAGCCAAGCGGCTGAGTTTGCAGGCAGCCAGAGGCGAGACCGTTGAGGAGGAAGGATGTGAGAGGCACCAGGAGCCTCTGAAGGTCTTCTGCAAAGACGATGAAGCCATCATCTGTGTGATCTGCCGGGAGTCCCGAGCGCATCGGGCTCACACGATGCTTCCTGTGCAGGAAGCTGTCCAGGAATACAAG ggACAAATCCAGGCTCGTCTGCAAGCCCTCAAGGAAGACAGAGACAAACTCCTGGGGATTCGAGAGGTGGAAATGAGGAGAAACTGGGAATACTTA GAGAAGACCGAAGCTGAGCGGCAGAGGGTTTTCTCCAAGTTTGAAGGGTTGCGTCTCTTCCTGGAAGACCATGCACATCATCTGCTGGCTCAGCTGGGAGACCTGGAGAGGGATGTtgagaaaatgcaggaagaaaacatcACTAGTCTGACAAAGGAGATATCTCATCTGGATACCTTGATccaggagatggaggagaaGTGCCAGCAACCAGCAAGCAAATTCCTGCAG GATATCAGAGGCACCTTGAGCAG GTTTGAACTGGAAAATTTCCAGCAGCCCCCGTTGCTTCTTccagagctggaaaagaaaatcaatcaCTTCAGGGAGAAAAGTATTGCTCTAGAGGAGACTCTGAGGAGCTTCCAAG ACATCCTGATGTTTGAACAGCCTGAAAAGA TGAAGGTGACCCTGGATCCATCCACGGCTCATCCCCAGCTCATTGTGTCAGCGGATGGGAGGAGTGTGAGGTGGGAAGAAGCCCAGCAGGACCCATCTGCTGAGGGGTTTGGCATCGATCCCTGTGTGCTGGGCTGCGAGGGCATCACAtcagggagatgctgctgggagGTGGAGGTGACACCCCAAGGCTCCTGGGCcgtgggggtggccagggagTCCCTGAAGAGGAGGGAAGATGCTGCTGTGAGCCCTGAGATGGAGCTCTGGTCTATGGGGCTCTGTGAAGGTCAGTTTTGGGCTCTGACCTCCCTTGAGCGTATCCCACTATACCAGATCCAGGTCCCCAGAAGGGTCCGGGTCTCTCTGGACTATGAGAAGGGTCAGGTGGCATTTTTTGATGCCGATAAGAGGGCCTTGATATTCACTTTCCCAGCAGCTTCATTTAAAGGGGAAAGTGTTCATCCCTGGTTCCTGGTGTGGAGTGAGGGATCCCAGATCACACTGTGTCCCTGA